In Microbacterium terrisoli, the genomic stretch GTACGTGGACGCTGCCTCAAGACGGCCTGCGGTTCCATGATCGACGTGACTGGAACGACCGCGACTGGCGTCAGAATTTCGGCTCGGACTTCACGCGCGAGACTCTCCGTGCGTTCATCGTGGACTGCGTGGCGCATCGGATTACGCGGGGCCCGCAGGACCGCCTCGTGCTGAATGTTCGCCGCGGTGATTACTACGCGCGGCCCGAATTCCGTCGATTGTATGCATTCGACCAATTCGCTTATGTCGAGGCCGCCCTTGCGCGCTTCAATGATGTCGGGCAGATCCTGGTGGTGTCTGACGATGCAGAGTGGTGCAGGGAGCATCTCGATGGTTTGCTGCGGAGTTCAGCCGATGATGTCTCGTATGCGTCGCCCGATCCGGTCGCCAATTTCGTGGCGGTCGCCGGAGCACGCCGCATCATCGGGATGAATTCGACTTTCACGTATTGGGCCGCGTATGTGTCCGACGCCATGAACGCAGATGCCGAGATCGTCATGCCGAAGTTTCATAGCCGGCTCTATGCCGACACGGATGCGCATCAGCTGGATCCTCGGTGGACTGCGCTCCCTGGCTTTCACTGAGCGTCGTTGCGTCAGCGCAGGAAAGGGTCATCTGGCGCGGCGCACCAGCGCACTAGCGACCGTGTCGAAGACCCCTGTCATAAATGACACGGGGTCGCGCCTGATGGCCCATGCAGCACTCTTGCCGGCATCGGCGATCCGGCCGCGTCGCAGAGCGCGGGGAACCTCAGCACCCGCCTCGTGTGTCTCGGAGCGCCAGAACCGGCGAAGGCGCTCCTCAAACAATGAGGCGGTGTCCGGCGAGTTGCGGCCGAGCGCGGCCCACTGCTGGCGCTTGATCATGTCTTCCATTGCGCGGCGCCGCAATCGGACGTTGCTTGGTGCGGTCGACGTCATGTTTGTGTCATGGCGTCGGTAGCCCACGAGAAGCTCGTCCAGATAGATCAGGTCCCCACGCATAGCCAGCCGAAGTCCGAGTTCGAAGTCGACCAAGATCGGAATCTCGGGGCTATGTCCACCGATAGCGGTGAAGTCGGCTCGACGGATCATCAGTGTCGGTCCGAGCGGTGTGGGCGCCGCCCCACGCAGTATCTCGGATGCCGTTGTCTGCCGCGAGCGCCAGTCCGCTCCGAATTGCTCCCCGGTAGCCGTCATATGCCAGTAGCCAGAGAACGACGCGGGAGCTTCGGGGTGTTTGCGATGGACCGCCACATGGTGCTCGAGTCGCCGTCGTTCCCAGACGTCATCGTCGTCGAGGAACGTTATGAGGTCGGCCGATGTCTGTGCGACTCCAATATTGCGGGCCAGGCCGGCCGTCGCCGAGCGGTCGATGGTGATCATCTTCATGCGCGCATCGTCGGCGATCGCGCTTGCGACTCGCTCTGGATGGCGTGAGCCGTTATCGACGATGAGTAGATCCCAATTCTGGAAGGTCTGCTCGCGCACACTTCTCAATGCTTCGTCAAGATAGGCGCTGTCGCGGCCGAGCGCGACGATGATGCTGACGATGGGCTTGGATGCCGCCGGCTCCATCATGCTTCCCCACCTGGCGGCTCGCAATTGCGGACCCGTGCTGCACGGTCGTGCGGACGCAACGCAGCGACAATGCCGACGAGCGTGCCCAAGGAGTCTGCTCCTGCGCGAGCGAGGCCACCGGCGACCCCCCGCAGTTTCGCGTTCGCTCCGGAATTAGTGGGCCACGCCGACAGCCCTGAAAACGCGAGTCGCGTCGTCGAGGCGATCACGGAGCCGAGATAGCGCCCGACATGACGGTCGGTCCACCCGAGTGTGGTCGTCAACAGCAGAATGTGGTTCCGCGCGCCGTAGAAGCGATACCGCAGGTCGAACCGAGTCCCGCGGGGGTAGTCGCCTGCGACGTGCAGTACGACGGCATCGGGCGCAAACCTCACGCGGTATCCAGATCGCCGGACGCGCAATGCGAGGTCGCTATCTTCGCGCAGGCACGTGCCCGGATAGTAGTCATGGATGCCGCCGAACGCACGCAACACGTCCGTGCGCACGGACATGTTCGCGCCGAGCATGTGATCGGCATCGATTGTGCGCCCCGGGTCGGCGCCGAAGTTTCCTGTGAGCCGTCCGTTCGGCAGGAAGCGCCCGATGCGATCCACCCCTTCGTATTCCTCGCCGACGACGCCGTTGCGTGCTCTCCCGCCCACAGCTCCGACGTCAGGTGCATCGTAGGCGGCGAGCAGCCGCTCAAGCCATGCGGGTTCGGCATAAGCATCATCATCGATGAACGCGATCACTCCCTCGGTGGCTCCGTTTGCCCCGATCGCGCGTGAGGCGGCGAGCGTCCCCAATCCCAGATCATTGCGGCGGTATTCGACACCGGTGAAGTCCTCGACGACATGGCGGGTGAGGTCGTCAGGCGAGGCATCCACGACGACAATTCGGCGGGGGGAGACAGTCTGTTGCTGCAGATGCTCGAGGCACGTGCTCACATATTCCGGACGTCGATACGTGGCGATCACAACGACAGCGTCGTAGTGATGCGCCCTCCCCTCGGCAGCTGTCACGGAATCGATGATACGGGGCCGGACGGCGGCCAGACGACCGTCTAGACTCACGGGACGTGAGAGTCGCGGGGTGTCCTGTCGGGGCAGAGGGGACAAACGGGTGATCGGGTGACATCTCCCAAATTGGCGATCGCATCCATCGCCGTGGACGTGCCGATGGGTGCGCAGAACTATCAGGAGCACATCGCGGAGCGGGCAGGCATGTCGCTGGCCGGTGTCGATGGACGGCCTTGGCGCGTGCGGCGCACCGTCGTGCGATCCATGCGCTCGCCGCTGCCGGGCGACCGTCGCATACCGTTGGGTGCGATCGAGTCGGCACCGCACCGCATCCGCCGAGAAGTCGGACGATGGTTGTACGGTCGAGCCTCTGTGGTTCACCGTATGAACCTCGAATTGCCTCCGCCGCCGCACGGCGATGTCATCACGCTGCACGATGTGGTCGCGTGGCGCTATCCTGACGAGTCGTCTCCAGTCGCAGCCGCGATGCAAGAGGCGAGATCGGCCGACGCCGTCATCTGCGTCTCGGAGTTCACTGCCCAGGAAGCGGTCGACTTCTTGGGCGTTCGTGGCCCGCACGTCATACCCAACGGTGTGGACGAGCGCTTCTACGATGCGGCCCCGATCAGTGTCGCGGACCGCGGCCGTCTAGGCATCGGGGAGCGTTATGTTCTGCACGCGGGCGGCGCGGCGCGGCGTAAGAACCTTGATGCCCTCGCAGACGCGTGGCCGCGCATCCACCGCGAGCGGCCGGATCTGCAGCTTGTGCTGGCGGGTCCAGCGCACCCACGCCGCACCGCGTTGTTCGGCAGGCTGAGCGGCACGCTGCTGCTCGGACGAGTGCCCGATGAGACGGTTCCCGGTCTCGTCGCGGCAGCCGACGCCGTCGTGGTGCCCTCACTGTACGAGGGGTTCGGCTTGCCGGTACTCGAGGCCATGGCCGCGAACACTCTCGTTGTGGCGGCGAATACGAGCAGTCTGCCGGAGGTGGCGGGCGACGCGGCGGTCATGGTCGAGCCGACTGCTCACGGAATCGCCGATGGGATTCTCACGGCCGTTTCCGGCGACGCGGCACTGCGACCGCTGGTGACTGCCGGACGGGCGCGTGCAGGGGAGTTCACGTGGGAACGGTCGGCCACAGCACATGCACGGGTCTGGGCCGGTCTCGGCTGACAATGGTCGATCGCTGGTCAGCTCGTCAGGATCTCGCTGGTCAGTGGACTCCGCCACGGCCGCGCAAGACGCTCGCCCGCTCAATGAAGGCGCGACGTGACGGCAGATATGCGCGAAGCAGCCCGCCGGGTGTCTTCAGCGTCGCCTGAACGCCGAACTCCTCGGCGATGCGTGTGGAGACCGGACGGCCGAACCCGCCGAGCGAGATGCCCGAATGCGACTCTCCCGTGCCGACGCGATAGAGCGCACCACCGAACGGCAGATATGGCAGATCGAGGTCGGTTCCGATGTGGATATGCGATCCGAGCCAGCGTTCGAGCTTGTCGCCGTAGCCGGCATAGAGTTCGGATTGCGACGCGGTGACCGGCAACTGCGGATCGGGGTAGAGGTCCGCGCGCACGATGCTGAATGTCCCACCGGCATGCGGCCGGATCGAGCGTCGTTCCATGTTGATTCGCCACGGAAACACGAGACGCCAGCCATCGGCGTCCGGATGTTCGGCGACGAATCCCGCCAGCCGACGGCTCACGAAGTCGTCGGCATCGATGAACAGGATGTGTTGGGCGTGTTGTTCACGCGCAGCAGCCAGACCGATTGCGAGCTTCGTGCCCTTGTCGCGCAGGACGCTTGGGATACCGGTCTGTGGTCCTGTGATCGTCGAAGGTGGTGGAAAGTCCACGCCGATGAAGCGCACGCGCGAATCGGCTGAAAATGCAGGTTCACGGTTGCCGACGACGATGACGGTGAACCGGTCGTCAGTCTGGCGCAGCCATGAGGCGAGCGATTCGCGGAACAGCTCCTCCACCCGCCCATAGTCATTGCTGTTGAGCGGATTGCGCAGCGAGGTGACGAACGCGAGCATGATTCGACGTTAGGGCCTCGGGTGCCTGATCCCGAGTGACGCACCCGAAACGACGCCCCAGGGGAACGAACGCCCGCCGGTCGAGGAGAGCCAGAGGGCAAGGGCGCGTTCGAGGCCGTCCGTCAACTGTCGGACCAGCGCGTCGTCCGCGGAACTGGCCGACGACATGAGGTCGTTCAGCGATGCCACCTCGGAGAACGGCACGTATCGCGACCGTCCCGGTGTGACGGCGGCCTCGTAGTCGCGGAACTTGAAGTCGCCGCCTGTGAGTGGCGGCTCCATCGTCGTCCAGCATGCCGGGATGCCGTATGAGTCGGCGGTGACGAGTCCGTGCAACGAGGTGGTGAAGACGACGTCGCACGAGGCGATCTGGCGAACGGTGACGGCCGCACTTCGATGCACGTTGATGACGGTGACCACTCGCCCGCCGGTTCGTGCCAGCGCAGCGAGTCGCGAGTTTTCACGATGGTGACCGTGCGGAACGATCCCAATGTGAAATTGCGACGGCGGCTTGGCAACGTGACGGCTCACGAGCAGCCCCGGATCGCCGTAAGCGACCGAACCTGTCGCACCGATGCGTTCTGCCGTCAGAGGTCCGCGCACGGCGAGAACGTGGGCGTCGGGAAGCGGATGACGCCCGTCGGCCATGAGTCCCGACCCCCAGATCGCACCGTCATACGTCTGCGGCAGGAACTCGAGAATGCTGCCTACACCGGCCAGTCGCGCTTCGCTCGCGCGTCGATGAACGGGCAGAATCCCATACCGTGGCAGCAGCCACGGCGTCATATCATCGCCGAAGTTCGGATGGCCGTCCCACCAGAACGTCGGGATGACACGGCCACCGTGCCACATCGCCCCTCGCAAGCCGGCGGCTGCAGCGCGACGGACTGCGCGTGCGCGCCGCCGTAACGGTGCGTGGTACTTCATGCGGTCACCGCTCGAGCATCTTCGACGGATCGGTACAGCGCGTGGTAGTCGTCGGCCACGCGGCGCCACGTGAACTCGCCGACGCGCGCGTGTCCTGCGCGCCCGAGCCCCGTACGCAGCACGTCGTCGGTGGCGACTTTGATCATCAGCCCTGCGAGAGCCGTGGTGTCAAGCGGGTCCACGAGCAGGCCATCGACGCCGTCGTGCACGAACCCGGGCGCACCACCGCGGGATGTCATGATCAGCGCCGCGCTGCTGCGCCATGCTTCGAGTGCGACGATACCGAAGGCCTCACTGCGGCTGGGCACCACCACGCACTGCGCGTGCGACATGGCATCGGCGATCTGCTGTGCGCTCAGACGGCCGAGCAGGCGCACCTCATCGGCGATCCCCTGGGAGTCGGCGAGGCCGGTCAGGGCATCGCGCTCGGGCCCGTCGCCGGCGATCAGCAGCCGATGCGATGCTGTCAGCCCAGACTGTGCGAACGCCTCGATCAGCAGATCGAATCCCTTCATGCGGCCAAGCCGTCCTACGCCCAACAGGTACGGTCGATCGACCGGTGCGGCGGACTTGCGGTCCGGCCCGATGCTGAGATCGACTCCGTTGGGCACGACCGTGCCGTCGGTCAAGGCGTAGCGCGTGCGCAGGTCGTCGAGTACGTACTGTGATGGCGCGGTGACGAATGCCGCGCGGCTCAGAGCATCTGTGAGCCCGCGCCTCAGTAGCCGTGATCGCTGGAAGGCACCGTTGTCGTCGGCCAGCGTCTCGCCGTGCGACGTGATTGCCAGCGGCGTACCCGTCGATCTGCGCAGGCGCAACGCGTAGATGCCATTGGGCCCGAAGCAATGCACATGCAGCATTGTCGGGCTGAACTGCTCGTATGCGCTGCGCCATGCACGCCGCGCACGCGGAGAGCGCACGATGAACCGTGCGAGCGCACCGATGCGGCGCGCCGGCAGCGGCGTCGGCAAATAGCGCACTCGCACACCGTCGAGGACGCGCTCGCCGAGATGTTCGCCACGATCGACGGTCCACACTTCTACCGGAGTCCCCGCATTCTGCAACTCGCGTGCGACCTGGCGGACATGCTCTTCGACCCCGCCGAAGTACGGATGGTACGACGATGCGATGAGAGCCACGCGCATCGGACTCTCCAGGGGACGGTTCACGACCGGCGCGTGCGCTCGCGCGTCTTGCGCGGTGTCGGCGTCTCGTTCTCACCGAGCAGCGCGGTGAAGACTCCGGTCGCGGTGTCAGGCTCACCGGCGAGTGGCGCGCCGTCGGCGAACGTGATGTCGTTCGATGACTTCGGTGGCGCTGCCGTGGTCCGCTGCCGCCGTGGGTTCCGCGGCGCGCGGCGCGGAACAGCTGCAGCATCAGGTTCAGCAACAGTGGGTGCAAGCCAGGCGGCCAGGTCATCGTCTGACGGCGCGGGCGAGGTTGAAGAGGCCGGCGATTCGGTGGGCGCCGGCGACGAGGCCGGGACAATCAGCGGCGTCGAGGCGGCAGTCGGCAGATCCTGCGCGGTCGAGCGACGGTGCACAGGTTCGGCCTCGGTCTCAGCGGGCTTCTTACCGTACCCGCGGTAGTACGCGTACGCGTAAGGCGAGGCGTCCACCCCGCGCAGCGGTGCACGGTTGAGCACGATTCCCAGCGCGCGACCTCGAGCGTTCTTGAGGGCCTCGAGCGACTTCTCCGCCAGGTCGTAGGTCGTCTTGCCGACGCTGACGACGAGCAGAGCGCCATCGGCCTGGTGCGTGAGGACGGCACCGTCGGTGACCGGCAGCAGTGGCGGTGCGTCGATGATCACGGTTGCCTCGGCCGAGAGATCGCGGAGCAACGTGTGCATCCGCTCCGACCCCAGCACCTCGCTGGGATTGGGGGGAACCATTCCGGCGGTCAGCACAAGCAGATTCGGCATGTCGGGCACGCGCTGCAGCAGTGCGGTCACCTCGGCGCGGCCGGCCAGGACGTCGCTGAGTCCTGCACCGCCGGGCAGCCCCATCTTCTGCGCAACCGTGGAGCGCCTCAGGTCACCATCGACGAGGATCACCGGCGCGCCGCTCGCGGCGAGTGTGCGCGCCAGTTCGGTCGCGACCGTTGACTTGCCATCGCCGGGCACGGGGCTGGTCACGACGATCGTGCGCGGGGGATGGTCGACATCCATGAATTGCAGATTCGTACGGAGCACCCGCATCGCTTCGGGGAATGCGAAGGCGTTGTTGGGGCCCCGCTTGGACTTCTTGCCATTGACCGGCATCTCCGGCAAAGTCCCCACGACCGCGTGCCCGA encodes the following:
- a CDS encoding polysaccharide biosynthesis tyrosine autokinase; translated protein: MELRDYLHGLRRYWVAIVLMTLVGVLAAWGWAATQKPVYAASASAYIATSEDGANSVGPGVQSATFAQTFVDSFTSYAGWQSTADHVIDALKLNSSPRELASHITVTNTQNTAILAITATAATPDQAEQLANAWVKGLQATIDTVNGTGKAGSAPVNVFLGDPATASQKPIFPDTRTALLVGGVIGLGFGVAFALIRAASDRRIRNGDEVADKLGHAVVGTLPEMPVNGKKSKRGPNNAFAFPEAMRVLRTNLQFMDVDHPPRTIVVTSPVPGDGKSTVATELARTLAASGAPVILVDGDLRRSTVAQKMGLPGGAGLSDVLAGRAEVTALLQRVPDMPNLLVLTAGMVPPNPSEVLGSERMHTLLRDLSAEATVIIDAPPLLPVTDGAVLTHQADGALLVVSVGKTTYDLAEKSLEALKNARGRALGIVLNRAPLRGVDASPYAYAYYRGYGKKPAETEAEPVHRRSTAQDLPTAASTPLIVPASSPAPTESPASSTSPAPSDDDLAAWLAPTVAEPDAAAVPRRAPRNPRRQRTTAAPPKSSNDITFADGAPLAGEPDTATGVFTALLGENETPTPRKTRERTRRS
- a CDS encoding glycosyltransferase family A protein, encoding MMEPAASKPIVSIIVALGRDSAYLDEALRSVREQTFQNWDLLIVDNGSRHPERVASAIADDARMKMITIDRSATAGLARNIGVAQTSADLITFLDDDDVWERRRLEHHVAVHRKHPEAPASFSGYWHMTATGEQFGADWRSRQTTASEILRGAAPTPLGPTLMIRRADFTAIGGHSPEIPILVDFELGLRLAMRGDLIYLDELLVGYRRHDTNMTSTAPSNVRLRRRAMEDMIKRQQWAALGRNSPDTASLFEERLRRFWRSETHEAGAEVPRALRRGRIADAGKSAAWAIRRDPVSFMTGVFDTVASALVRRAR
- a CDS encoding glycosyltransferase family 2 protein, whose protein sequence is MTAAEGRAHHYDAVVVIATYRRPEYVSTCLEHLQQQTVSPRRIVVVDASPDDLTRHVVEDFTGVEYRRNDLGLGTLAASRAIGANGATEGVIAFIDDDAYAEPAWLERLLAAYDAPDVGAVGGRARNGVVGEEYEGVDRIGRFLPNGRLTGNFGADPGRTIDADHMLGANMSVRTDVLRAFGGIHDYYPGTCLREDSDLALRVRRSGYRVRFAPDAVVLHVAGDYPRGTRFDLRYRFYGARNHILLLTTTLGWTDRHVGRYLGSVIASTTRLAFSGLSAWPTNSGANAKLRGVAGGLARAGADSLGTLVGIVAALRPHDRAARVRNCEPPGGEA
- a CDS encoding glycosyltransferase family 4 protein, with translation MTSPKLAIASIAVDVPMGAQNYQEHIAERAGMSLAGVDGRPWRVRRTVVRSMRSPLPGDRRIPLGAIESAPHRIRREVGRWLYGRASVVHRMNLELPPPPHGDVITLHDVVAWRYPDESSPVAAAMQEARSADAVICVSEFTAQEAVDFLGVRGPHVIPNGVDERFYDAAPISVADRGRLGIGERYVLHAGGAARRKNLDALADAWPRIHRERPDLQLVLAGPAHPRRTALFGRLSGTLLLGRVPDETVPGLVAAADAVVVPSLYEGFGLPVLEAMAANTLVVAANTSSLPEVAGDAAVMVEPTAHGIADGILTAVSGDAALRPLVTAGRARAGEFTWERSATAHARVWAGLG
- a CDS encoding glycosyltransferase family 4 protein — encoded protein: MALIASSYHPYFGGVEEHVRQVARELQNAGTPVEVWTVDRGEHLGERVLDGVRVRYLPTPLPARRIGALARFIVRSPRARRAWRSAYEQFSPTMLHVHCFGPNGIYALRLRRSTGTPLAITSHGETLADDNGAFQRSRLLRRGLTDALSRAAFVTAPSQYVLDDLRTRYALTDGTVVPNGVDLSIGPDRKSAAPVDRPYLLGVGRLGRMKGFDLLIEAFAQSGLTASHRLLIAGDGPERDALTGLADSQGIADEVRLLGRLSAQQIADAMSHAQCVVVPSRSEAFGIVALEAWRSSAALIMTSRGGAPGFVHDGVDGLLVDPLDTTALAGLMIKVATDDVLRTGLGRAGHARVGEFTWRRVADDYHALYRSVEDARAVTA
- a CDS encoding alpha-1,2-fucosyltransferase, encoding MTDSAPRAFAAQAWRHLRWRARRSITVTADRMRRGDRTIIMTPPAGLRFGNWLYLWLDAHQKSTAGRPTMVLEAPGMAPWFDLLPALRTWTLPQDGLRFHDRRDWNDRDWRQNFGSDFTRETLRAFIVDCVAHRITRGPQDRLVLNVRRGDYYARPEFRRLYAFDQFAYVEAALARFNDVGQILVVSDDAEWCREHLDGLLRSSADDVSYASPDPVANFVAVAGARRIIGMNSTFTYWAAYVSDAMNADAEIVMPKFHSRLYADTDAHQLDPRWTALPGFH
- a CDS encoding polysaccharide pyruvyl transferase family protein; this translates as MKYHAPLRRRARAVRRAAAAGLRGAMWHGGRVIPTFWWDGHPNFGDDMTPWLLPRYGILPVHRRASEARLAGVGSILEFLPQTYDGAIWGSGLMADGRHPLPDAHVLAVRGPLTAERIGATGSVAYGDPGLLVSRHVAKPPSQFHIGIVPHGHHRENSRLAALARTGGRVVTVINVHRSAAVTVRQIASCDVVFTTSLHGLVTADSYGIPACWTTMEPPLTGGDFKFRDYEAAVTPGRSRYVPFSEVASLNDLMSSASSADDALVRQLTDGLERALALWLSSTGGRSFPWGVVSGASLGIRHPRP
- a CDS encoding glycosyltransferase family A protein, producing the protein MLAFVTSLRNPLNSNDYGRVEELFRESLASWLRQTDDRFTVIVVGNREPAFSADSRVRFIGVDFPPPSTITGPQTGIPSVLRDKGTKLAIGLAAAREQHAQHILFIDADDFVSRRLAGFVAEHPDADGWRLVFPWRINMERRSIRPHAGGTFSIVRADLYPDPQLPVTASQSELYAGYGDKLERWLGSHIHIGTDLDLPYLPFGGALYRVGTGESHSGISLGGFGRPVSTRIAEEFGVQATLKTPGGLLRAYLPSRRAFIERASVLRGRGGVH